AGATGGTAAATTCTCTATCGTTAATGCTAGACTTGCATATACTCAAACAGGAAAACATGGTGGTTTAACTGCAGTTGATCAAGATGCGAAAAATACATCTTTAGGATGGGCATTATCTTCTAATAATGTTGATAAAGCTAAATATTGGCAAGCAGCTTTAGGTGCAGATATTTTAGATAACTTAAACTTTACAGTTAACTATGGTAATTTAAAATCTAAAGAAAACTATGATAATATAAAACAACAAGAAGTTTATGGACAATTAACATATAAAATGTCTAAAAACTTCACTACATATTTAAGATATGGTAATGTTGAAGAAAAAGAATATTCAACTGGTGATAAAACTATTAGCCAAGATAGAGGAAGAGTTCAAGTTGCTTATACATTCTAATTTTTTTAGAATATAAAAACTTTCTTTCAAAAGGTTGGGCTTTCGCTCAACCTTTTTTTTTACTATTATTTAAGCAAAGTATTCAGTTTTTGATATCCCCTTTTTTTCCATAATTTATGTTATAATCAAAAAATAAACTTTATAAAGGATAATTATGCATACAATTAAGCTAAAAGTTCATGATGATATTTATAACCATATAATATTTTTATTAAAAAGTTTAGATAAGAAAAAAATTGAAATTATAGAAGATAAGACTAAACATAATATAAATGATAATTTTAATTTTTCAGAATTTGATATAAACTCTTTTAAAGAGATAAAAAATCCTTTAGAATGGCAACAAGATATTTAATATCTATTATCACAGAAATAGAGTTATTATCATATAGTAAATTACTAAAAAATGATGAACAAAATTTAAAAAAGCTATTTTAAAAATTTGAAATAATAAATATCTCACAAAATATAAAAGAAAAAACTATAAATATTAGAAAAGAGTTCAACTTTAAACTACCTGATAGCTTAATAATTGCTAGTGCTTTAGAGAATAATACAATTTTAGTAACATCAGATAAACAGCTTCTATAATCAAATATTACAAATATTATTGATTATAAAGATTTATAATTTATTTTCTGAACAAGGACTTTAGCCTTTACTTTCTTTTTATTGATGGGACTAAAGTCCACTTCCAGAGATTTAATTAAACTTTTTTAGCTAAAAGTCTTCTAATATTTTCAGCTTGTTCTTTTGCTTTTGCTTCTCTTTCTTCTCTCATAGCTCGTAAATTATCAAGAGTTTCTTGTTTCTCTTTATCTAAATTCGCTCTTATTTGAATAGCTTTTCTATTATTCGAAAGTCCACAAATAGCAGAAAATTTCTCTTTCTTATTTATATATATTGTAGATGATGATGATGTTGCATTTTTTGAAAAAACTATTACATCATTCTCTTTTAGATTTAAAATCTCTCTTGCGCTAAGCTCTGTTTCAGCCATAATAGCTTCAACTTCCATTTTTGCTCCAGCAATTAAAGTTTTTATATCTCTTTTTCTACTAGATTTCCTACTACTATTCTCTGTAAATACTTTTTCAACAACTTTATCTAGCAAAGATTCAAAATATGAAACAGGATAACAAATAGAAAAAAATCCAGAATCTTCATCTATAGTTATCTCCAAAACTACAAGTAAAACAACTTCATGATCTGAAACTATTTGAATAGCATTTGCATTTGTATCTTTCGACTCAATTTTAAAATTTAAACTTGTAACTTCTCCCCATGTTTTATGCATAATCCTAATAAACATTTTATAAAAATGCTCTAAAATCTCAACTTCTATCTCTGTTAATTCCCTATCTATATTATCAGAAGTATTTACAGCTCCACTTCCAAGTAAATCAGCAATTATTTTATGTGAAATTCCTGGATTACACTCTACAACCAATCTTCCATCAAGTGGTTTAAATGATAATGTATTTAGTGATGTAACTTGTGGAATAGATAATAAAAACTCTCCATAAGTCATCTGCTCTATTGAAGTAAGCTTTACATCAACAAGTTTTCTAAGCATAGAAGATAGCTCATTTATAAAATCTCTTAGCATTTTATCATGCATAGTAGAAAATGCTTTTAATTGTTCAGGAGTAATTCTATTTGGTTTTTTAAAATCATAAATAGAGTAATTTTTCTCTTTTGATACAACCTTATCTAAAGGGCTTGAGCCATCAAAATCTTCACCCTGCTCTGCTATATCTAAAAGAGCATCTATCTCATCTTGACTTAAGAATTCAGCCATTTTACCCTCTTACTTCTATTTCAACATCAATTGCACCCATCTCTTTTAAAAGCTTCAAAGTATCAATAATCTCACTCATTGGAAGTTTCATAACCTTCATAGATCGTACTAAATCAGAGACCGTAGGATTGCTTTTTGTATTTATCATCGCATTATCAATATTTACAATTGCCTTATCAGCTATTTTAACATCGTCTCCTATATTCATTCCAGGATTTTTTCTCATATCATCCCACTCTTCAGGTTTAAGAGGAGTTTTACTAATTCTTATTGTAAAACTTCCTCTTGCTATTGTAACTGGATCTATTACAACATCTCCACCTGTAATAACTGATTCTCTATTTATATCAATAATAAGTTTTTTCTTAAATGTTGAATCAAGTTCAATATTTTGAACCATTGCAATAAATTTTACAATATTTATATTTGCTGGTTTTTCAACTTCAATGGTTCTTGTATCTACAGCAGTTGCAAGTTTTTTTCCAAATTTTTCATTTATTTTTGTCTCTATTAAATCCGCATTTGTAGCAGAACTTTTTAACAAACTTAATTGAATCGATTTTTCGTTTTGGAAATCATACTCTATCTCATTTTCAACAGTTGCTCCATCATAAATAAAACCTGTTGTTTTATTTGCTTCATTTGCTACTATTGTTCCTTGTGCAAGAGCATATACATTTCCATCTACACCTTTTAATTGAGTTATTAAAAGTTCTCCATTATCAATAGATTTTGCATCTCCAATAGTTGAAACTTTTACTTTTATCTTATCACCTTGTCTTGAAAAGGCTGGTAAATCAGCAGTTACCATTACAGCTGCAATATTTTTTGAATTTATTGAACCTGCTGGAATTTTTATATATGAGTTTCTTAAAAGATTTTGTAAACTTTGCATTGTAAACTTAGATTTATCACCTGTTCCTGCAAGACCAACTATAAGTCCATAACCTATTAGCTGATTATCTCGTATCCCTATAACATTTGAAATATCTTTGATAGTTTGAGAAAAAAGGCTTGAAATAAAAAATATAACTATAAAAAAATATCTCAATATTTATCTCCAAAATAGAATAATTTTCATTTTATCAAAAATTTAATAAAAAAAGGTATAATCTATGCTATTAAACTATATTTGTAGGGCAAGAATATTGAATATTTATATATATGGAACACCTAGTTTTAAGAAAGAGATTCATAAAACCTTAATAGATTCAAATATTAAACTCAAATTAGGTGTAAATAACCTAATAAAAGAGGTTGAAAGCCTTAGTGCATTAAAAGAGATAATAGCTCAAAATCCAAAAGAGATTTTCTTAATAGATGATTCAAAAATAATCAAAAAAAATTCATTTGCAAAAAAAGTTAAATTTCTCACTCCAAAAGATGCAATAGAAGAGGAGTTTTTATTAAATAGTGGAATTGCTGATTTATCTGTTGATTCTCTGGAAGAAATTCCTAAATATATCTTAAAAAAATATGAGCAAGAAAAAGCAATAAATGAGATACAAGAAAAAGAAGCTCAAGAGTTTGAAACTCCTATAATAAAACAAGAAATAATCTTAGATGATGATAACTTTTTTCTAAATACAGTTGAAGAGATAAGTCAAAAAGAAGAGGAACCTCTTGATGATGAACTATCAGAACTTCTAATAAAGAATTCAGAAGATACTTTAAATGAAGATTTAGATAGTAGTATTGCTGAACTTGAAAATCTCTTTGTTGATGATGATAAAATAGGTAGTGTTTATGATACAAATGTTGTTGATTTTAATGACAATTTTGGATTAAATAATATATCATTTGATTATGATGATAGCACTATTATAAATGATTCAAATATCTCATTAGATGATGAAGAACTTCTCAAAAGTTTAATGAGTGGTCCTAATGAAGATTTAGAAGATAGTTTTGAAAATGATATAGAAAAATCTTCTGAAAATCTAGATTTTATAGATACTCTTTTAAAAACAGAGGAAGAAGAATCATTAAAAAAAGAGAATAATAATGAAAAAGTTGATATAGAAAAAGAGCTAGAATTAAATCTTCTTTTAAGTAAGATTGAAGAGACAAAACAGCTAGAAACTAAGCCTATAAAAGAAGATAAAATAATAATTAAAGAAGAACCTATAAAAGGAGTACAAATGGCAAATAATGATTTTTCTGAACTTGATTTAATAGATGAAAAAGACTTGTTAGAAGCCTTAAATTTAGAACAAACAAAAGAACAAAACTCTTTTACTAATCAAACTAAAAGTAGTGTTGAAGTTATAAATAACACAAATAGTAATGAGATTATAAATATTAATAGTTCAAATATTGATGATTTAGCAAAACTTTTCTCTAAAATTCTGAATAATAAAACTTTAGAAATTACAATAAAAATAAAAGATTAATATGGATTTAATAGGAATTGCACAAAGTACTGTAAAACTAATTTTAATTTTAGGTTTACCTTCTCTTATTGTAAGTATGATTATAGGACTTGTAATATCTATATTTTCAGCAGTAACTCAAGTAAATGATGCCTCTTTAAGTTTCGTTCCAAAAATGATATTTGTATCTATCTTTATTTTAATTACTCTTCCTTGGGTAGGTGAACATATAGGTACTTACACAACAGAATTATGGAATAATATTTTAACTTTTGGTGAATAATTTTGATAAATAAATTATATAATCTTAAAAAAAATCAAACAGATCAGATGTTAATTTTAAAATCACAAATCGATTCAAAAATAGATCAAATTAATACAGAAATTTTACTTACAAAAAATAGTATTACAAGTGCAACTGTTCAAAAAAATGGAGCAATTGCAGATTTTGTAATATTAACTATGCATAAAGATACAATGAAATTGCATATAAAAAAGTTAGAAAAAGAGAAAATAAAATTAGAAGAAGAGCTTAAAAAGATAGTAGAAGAGATAATTCAGCTTCAAAAACAAGCCGAACAATTTAAATATATACTTGAAGAGCAAAAAATTGAGGCAAGAGCTTTAGCTTTAAAAATAGAACAAGAGACAACTGAAGAGTTTATTCAAAGTAAATATATAAGAAGATAAGGAAAAGTTGTGGCTAGAATAATAATTATTTTTAATGTTTTTTTTGTTATTTTTCTAAATGCTCAAGAGACGAGCAGTTCATTAACTAGACAAAAACTTGAAGTTATGGAACTAAAAAAAGAGTTAAATACCTTTTACGAAGAAAAAGAGAAAGAGTATCAAGAAAATAAAAAAGAGTTAGAAGATATTTTAACTCAAATTGAAAAAGAGAAAAAAGAGATAAAAGCTCTTCATGATAGAAATGAACAAATTTTAAAAGAGATAAAACTCGAAATTGATACTAAAATAGCAAAAATTTATAATGCAATGAAAGCAAAAAATGCTGCAGAGATTTTTGATAATATGATTAGTGAGGGTAAAATTGATGATGTTTTTGCTATAATCTTAAGATTAAAAGAGAATAATGTAACACAAATATTGAAATTTATGGATATTTCTCACTCTTCTATTATTACTCACTTACTAGAAGATTATAAAAATAAGTAAAAAGGATAGACATGGCAGATGATAATGCAGAAGTAAAAAACCAAGGTAGTGGCAAAGGATTAATGATAGTTCTAATTGCATTAATTTTTATATTAATTATTGCAGTTGCAGGAGGGTTTTACTTCTTATATACTCAAACTTCAAACCTAAATAATAATCAAAATCCAGCTCAAACAGAACAAGTAGCAGCACCTACAAATGATTCTGGAAATTTTAAAGCAGATATAAATGATCTTGTTTTAAATCTTACAGATTCAAGAGGTAAAGAGAAACTGATGAAACTATCTTTTTCTATAAAAAGTAGCGAACCAACAATTGCTGCTATTGTAGAAGAGTATAAAGCTGAGATCATAGATGTTGTAATATCTCAAATTGGTGCTAGAAGTTCTGAAGAGTTATTAACTCTTGGAGGAAAAAATCTTCTAAAAGATGAACTTGTAAATGATATAAATGGTGTTTTAAACAAAGTTCCTGCTGAAAAGAAATTTGCAAAAGACAGTGTTAAAACAATTTTATTTACAACATTTGTAATTAAATAATGATAGTAGCTGTTAAAAGAAATAAAAACTTAAAAGCCATAAAAATAGTTATTTTTTCTATTTTTATGGCAATACTACTATTTTTTATATACAGTAACTACAAAATAAATCAAGAAGAGATAAAATTAGCTAACGAAGAGCAAGAAGTTATTAAAATAGAAGCGAATAAAAAAGACCAAGATAAACTTGATATTGAAAAAGCTATTTTATCTGAAGTAGAAAAAGCTGTTGAACTTGTGGGACAAGAACATATTCGAACTATAAAAATCATTGATAACAAAATAGTAATTGTTTGTGAACCAAACTCAAATCTTGAAGCCCTATTTGTAAGATATGGTGCAATGGCAATGATAAAAAAGACTTTAAATGAAACTGTAATTGCTGTTGATATTAATTTTATTTTAAAAAGTAGATTATATGAAAAATAGTATATTTTTAACTCTTTTAACATTTATTTTTGTATCTTGTAGTTCTCTATCTAAACCTACTTTAGAATTTGAGAAACCTGAAATTCAAACTCCAAAAAAACAACCAGAACCTAGAAAGAATAAAGGTTCTTTATATTCCGTTCAAGGAACTTCTTTATTTGCAGATAAAAAAGATTTACAAATGGGAGATATTATTCAAATTGTAATAAATGAAGATTTAACATCAAAAACAGATAGTAAAAGAGAATTAACAAGTGATAGAAATAATAATTTAGGTGGTGGAGTGTTTGCTGCTATAGATGGTGGAGAAATTGGAGGAGTTGTAGGTAGTGCAACTAATTCAGTCAATAGAAATCTTGGAATGAATTTTAATACAAAAAGTTCGACTTCTGATAAAGGAAAAGTAAAAACTCAAGTTTCAGAAAAATTTCAAACTACAATTTCTGCAATTATAGAAGAGACTTATCAAAATGGAAACTACTTTATCAAAGGGAAAAAAGAGGTTTTATTAGATGAACAAAAACAAACGATTATTATAAGTGGAATAATAAGACCTTATGATATAACATCTGATAATTCTATAAACTCTTCACAAATGGCTGATTTAAAGATTTTATATGAAAAAGATGGTGCTGAGGCTGATATTTTAGATACACCTTGGGGAACAAGATTACTTAGAAGCATATGGCCATTTTAAACTAATATTAAGAAATGTAGTTATATACTTTTATAAGATATAAAAAGGAGTAGAGATGCTAGGTACATTAAGTGTTTCACATACTGGTCTTAATGCTGCAAGATATGCTATTGATACTGTTGGGAATAACCAAGCAAATGCGAACACTTCTGGTTATAAAAAAAGAGTTGTTGGACTTAGTGAAATAGGTCAAGTAAATGGGATTATGACTGGTCGTGGTGTATATCTTGATGGTGTATATAGAGTTACATCTCAATATATGTATGATAAATTGATTAGTGAAAATTCAAAAAATACCTATTTTACAAAAATGTCAAATCTTATTGGTAGTGTTGAAGCAGTTTTTGTCGAAACAAAAGATGCTGGTTTTTCTGCTGATTTAAATAGATACTATCAATCATTAGAAAATTTAAGAACAAATCCATCATCTGAAATTTATAAAAGTGAATTAAAAAGAAATGGTCAAATTGTTGTTGATTCTTTAAAAAATCTATATACTACAATTGAAGACCAACAAAAATATGAAAAAACAGAGTTTAATACAAATATTGACAAAATTAATAATATTTTGAGTGATATTGCAAAAGTAAATGAAAAAATACAAAAAGTTGATACAGCAACAAATGATTTATTAGATAAAAGAGACCTTCTTGAGCTTGAACTATCACAATATGTAGATATTAAAGTAACAAGAGATAGTGATTTTTATGAGTTAAAAATTGGTGATCAAACTGTTATTAGCAATAATACAAATGTTCAAAAGATAAATGCTCTTGATATAAAAACAAATCAAATTGATAAATATAATTATGTAAAACCTAATGGTGACAATACATTTACTACCTATGATTCATTAAAATATAATGCTGATTATTCATCAAAGAATATTGATGCTAATGATATTGTAACTTTTAAATTAAATAATCAATATTCAGTTTCTGTAACAATAGGAAGTACTGTTCAAGCAGATTTAGGTGATGGAGCTGGTATTCAAAATGTTACAGTAGATGAAAATAATTTAACAAGAGTTATGGCATATCTAATAAATTCTGATGCAAATTTAAAAGGTGTAGTTACAGCATATAATGGTGATTATACAATTGATGCAAATGGAAATAAAATAACAAATAATTCTCAGGATAATTATCTTAGACTTGAATCAAATTTAACTGGAGTTGAGAATAGTTTTGAAGCTAGATTTAGTATTGAGAAAATTGATAATACAGATCCAACTATTGTAGAAAAAAGAGAATCTATTTATAAAAATGAGACTGAAAGTAAAGAAGCTAAATCAGATACAGGTATTGCAATATACGAACGAGAAATTAATATAAATAATGGTATTTTAAAAGCTCAAATTGAAAATTTAAGCAGTAGTTCACCAAACAATAAATATAAACAATATTTAGATAAATTAGATAATTTTGCTATGACTTTTGCCGATATTACTGATAAATATATAAAAGTAGATCAAGATAAATATATCTATGGAGAAGCTGCTAGTGATGAAAATTTAGGAAATATAACTACTATTGGTTTATTTACAGGAGCTAGTGTAAAAAGTTTAGAATTTAATGATAAAGTAGTAAATGATTTAAAGCAAGAACAACTTGATTATTTAGCAACTATTCAATGGAAAAGAGATTTAAATTTTGATGGGAAAGGTCAAGGAACACCAAGTTCAAATGAGGCATCTTTAACTGATTACTATAAAGATTTAAAAATTGCTGTTTCAGCTGATAAAGAGAGTAATGACTTTTTAAAAGAGACTCAAGAAGCTATATATACATCACTTGAAAGTTCTTATAATAATTTAGTAAAAGTTGATTCAAATGATGAGATGTTAAATCTTATGAAATTTCAAGCTGCTTTTAATGCTAATGCTCAAGTAATAACAGCAATAAACGAAATGATTCAAACAATTCTTGGAATGAGAAGATAATTTAATATAAGGAGAACAAAATGGCAACTGGAATATTAGGATTAGGTTCAGGACAAGCATCTACACTAAACAGTGACTTAATTGATAAATTAAAAACAGCAGAAAGAAAATCAACAGTAGAACCATTAGAAACAAAACTAGAAAATTTTACTTCTGAAAGAGAAGTTATGAGTAATATCTCAACAAAAGTTGATGAACTTTTAGCTGCTGTAAAAGTTTTCAGTTTAAACCAAACAACAGGAACAAATGCTTTTAATAGTAAATCAGCAACAACTTCAGGTGATGCTGTTCTATTTGATGCAGAGGATGTAAATGCTTTAAAAACAGGGTTTACAACAGTTGAAATTACTCAATTAGCACAAAAAGATGTTTGGCAAACAAGTGGAGACCCAATAGATAACTCTTTAAAAAATCAAAAAATAAATCAAGGTATTTTAACTATAAATGGTAAAGAATTTGATACTGCAAATTTTACTTATGAGGAATTAGTAAAAGAGATAAATAAAGAAGTACCAGGTGTTACTGCATCTTTAGCTAATATTGGAACTACTGGATTTAGATTATCAATTAAAAGTGATAGTACTGGTGAAGCAAATAAAATAACTATATCAGGTGATAGCTCTTTAGGTTTTGATAATGTTTTAAAAGCTCAAGATATGAAAATGAAACTTGATGGTGTAGATTATCAAAGTTCATCAAATAGTATGACAATAGATGGTTTAAAAATTTCTGCAACAAAAGTTGGAACTTCTACTATTAATATAGAAGAAGATAATTCACAATTAGTAACTCAAATGCAAAATTTTGCAAAAGCATATAATGAATTAAATGCACTTATTGATAGTGAGCTTTATAGCACAGATTCAAGTGTTACAGATAAAAGTGCTTTAAAAGATATTATGTCAAAACTAAAAAATAACCTTTTTAGTACAGGGAATAGTGATAAATCAATTTTTAGTTATGGTTTCTCTTTCAATGAAACTAATGGGGATTTAAAATTTAATTCTCAAGAGTTTGAAAAAGCTTTAAAAGAAGATAAACAAGGTTTACAAAATTTATTTACTGGGGTTCCTGAAAAACCAGGGATTGCAACACTTTTAGATGAAGCTATATCTATTTCTGGAGTAAAAAAGAATCTTCTTGATTATGATGTAAATATGCTTTCAAGAGAAGAGAAATTAAAAAAAGATAAAGAAACAGCAGAAAAAGCTCTTGATGCAAAATATGAGCAGATGTCTTTACAATTTGCCTCTTATGGAGCTATAATAAATCAGATGGAACTATCTTTTTCTGGTTTAAAAATGTTAATTCAGCAATCAACTGCAAGTAGTT
The Aliarcobacter faecis genome window above contains:
- the fliM gene encoding flagellar motor switch protein FliM, with product MAEFLSQDEIDALLDIAEQGEDFDGSSPLDKVVSKEKNYSIYDFKKPNRITPEQLKAFSTMHDKMLRDFINELSSMLRKLVDVKLTSIEQMTYGEFLLSIPQVTSLNTLSFKPLDGRLVVECNPGISHKIIADLLGSGAVNTSDNIDRELTEIEVEILEHFYKMFIRIMHKTWGEVTSLNFKIESKDTNANAIQIVSDHEVVLLVVLEITIDEDSGFFSICYPVSYFESLLDKVVEKVFTENSSRKSSRKRDIKTLIAGAKMEVEAIMAETELSAREILNLKENDVIVFSKNATSSSSTIYINKKEKFSAICGLSNNRKAIQIRANLDKEKQETLDNLRAMREEREAKAKEQAENIRRLLAKKV
- a CDS encoding flagellar basal body-associated FliL family protein — encoded protein: MADDNAEVKNQGSGKGLMIVLIALIFILIIAVAGGFYFLYTQTSNLNNNQNPAQTEQVAAPTNDSGNFKADINDLVLNLTDSRGKEKLMKLSFSIKSSEPTIAAIVEEYKAEIIDVVISQIGARSSEELLTLGGKNLLKDELVNDINGVLNKVPAEKKFAKDSVKTILFTTFVIK
- the fliD gene encoding flagellar filament capping protein FliD, with amino-acid sequence MATGILGLGSGQASTLNSDLIDKLKTAERKSTVEPLETKLENFTSEREVMSNISTKVDELLAAVKVFSLNQTTGTNAFNSKSATTSGDAVLFDAEDVNALKTGFTTVEITQLAQKDVWQTSGDPIDNSLKNQKINQGILTINGKEFDTANFTYEELVKEINKEVPGVTASLANIGTTGFRLSIKSDSTGEANKITISGDSSLGFDNVLKAQDMKMKLDGVDYQSSSNSMTIDGLKISATKVGTSTINIEEDNSQLVTQMQNFAKAYNELNALIDSELYSTDSSVTDKSALKDIMSKLKNNLFSTGNSDKSIFSYGFSFNETNGDLKFNSQEFEKALKEDKQGLQNLFTGVPEKPGIATLLDEAISISGVKKNLLDYDVNMLSREEKLKKDKETAEKALDAKYEQMSLQFASYGAIINQMELSFSGLKMLIQQSTASS
- a CDS encoding PIN domain-containing protein, whose amino-acid sequence is MNISQNIKEKTINIRKEFNFKLPDSLIIASALENNTILVTSDKQLL
- a CDS encoding flagellar biosynthetic protein FliQ; amino-acid sequence: MDLIGIAQSTVKLILILGLPSLIVSMIIGLVISIFSAVTQVNDASLSFVPKMIFVSIFILITLPWVGEHIGTYTTELWNNILTFGE
- a CDS encoding flagellar basal body P-ring protein FlgI yields the protein MRYFFIVIFFISSLFSQTIKDISNVIGIRDNQLIGYGLIVGLAGTGDKSKFTMQSLQNLLRNSYIKIPAGSINSKNIAAVMVTADLPAFSRQGDKIKVKVSTIGDAKSIDNGELLITQLKGVDGNVYALAQGTIVANEANKTTGFIYDGATVENEIEYDFQNEKSIQLSLLKSSATNADLIETKINEKFGKKLATAVDTRTIEVEKPANINIVKFIAMVQNIELDSTFKKKLIIDINRESVITGGDVVIDPVTIARGSFTIRISKTPLKPEEWDDMRKNPGMNIGDDVKIADKAIVNIDNAMINTKSNPTVSDLVRSMKVMKLPMSEIIDTLKLLKEMGAIDVEIEVRG
- a CDS encoding flagellar hook-associated protein FlgK; translation: MLGTLSVSHTGLNAARYAIDTVGNNQANANTSGYKKRVVGLSEIGQVNGIMTGRGVYLDGVYRVTSQYMYDKLISENSKNTYFTKMSNLIGSVEAVFVETKDAGFSADLNRYYQSLENLRTNPSSEIYKSELKRNGQIVVDSLKNLYTTIEDQQKYEKTEFNTNIDKINNILSDIAKVNEKIQKVDTATNDLLDKRDLLELELSQYVDIKVTRDSDFYELKIGDQTVISNNTNVQKINALDIKTNQIDKYNYVKPNGDNTFTTYDSLKYNADYSSKNIDANDIVTFKLNNQYSVSVTIGSTVQADLGDGAGIQNVTVDENNLTRVMAYLINSDANLKGVVTAYNGDYTIDANGNKITNNSQDNYLRLESNLTGVENSFEARFSIEKIDNTDPTIVEKRESIYKNETESKEAKSDTGIAIYEREININNGILKAQIENLSSSSPNNKYKQYLDKLDNFAMTFADITDKYIKVDQDKYIYGEAASDENLGNITTIGLFTGASVKSLEFNDKVVNDLKQEQLDYLATIQWKRDLNFDGKGQGTPSSNEASLTDYYKDLKIAVSADKESNDFLKETQEAIYTSLESSYNNLVKVDSNDEMLNLMKFQAAFNANAQVITAINEMIQTILGMRR
- a CDS encoding MotE family protein; this translates as MARIIIIFNVFFVIFLNAQETSSSLTRQKLEVMELKKELNTFYEEKEKEYQENKKELEDILTQIEKEKKEIKALHDRNEQILKEIKLEIDTKIAKIYNAMKAKNAAEIFDNMISEGKIDDVFAIILRLKENNVTQILKFMDISHSSIITHLLEDYKNK
- a CDS encoding flagellar basal body L-ring protein FlgH, with the protein product MKNSIFLTLLTFIFVSCSSLSKPTLEFEKPEIQTPKKQPEPRKNKGSLYSVQGTSLFADKKDLQMGDIIQIVINEDLTSKTDSKRELTSDRNNNLGGGVFAAIDGGEIGGVVGSATNSVNRNLGMNFNTKSSTSDKGKVKTQVSEKFQTTISAIIEETYQNGNYFIKGKKEVLLDEQKQTIIISGIIRPYDITSDNSINSSQMADLKILYEKDGAEADILDTPWGTRLLRSIWPF